From one Coffea eugenioides isolate CCC68of chromosome 11, Ceug_1.0, whole genome shotgun sequence genomic stretch:
- the LOC113751738 gene encoding uncharacterized protein LOC113751738: MASNGEAAFATNYLVLDPKEATVFDLLRFLLSSRADNRRFIFSPRGTRLPFPKRVVIVGSVVMQLILFMLAGPLALFGYALEQGLNLLHVNGGFMGLIFRILRGRRPVQAPDRDSPKFLSLIGLSDNREELDASIPIDDARYNSALAIMAAKVVYENPAHIEYVVSKIWKMEFMGFYDFWNAFQRKPTTQAMLFRQNKDSDSELICVSFRGTEPFAAEDWITDMDLSYFELPKVGRAHSGFMEALGLQRGSGWPKDLPQSTRQYAYYTIREILKDALKNNPKAKFIVTGHSLGGALAILFPSILAYHEEKDLLDRLDGVYTFGQPRVADSRFGAFVEQNLEGSTRKYFRIVYCNDLVPRVPWDNSWSDFQHFGKCIYFNSLYRGDIVDEVPNKNYFSIFMFMPKKMISAWELMRGFGMGMFMGPEYKELKVMRAVRLMGLFGLAGLPAHAPLDYVNSTRFASPNLYTSKPWLGQ; encoded by the exons ATGGCTTCCAATGGGGAGGCGGCATTTGCTACCAACTATCTGGTGCTAGATCCGAAGGAAGCCACAGTCTTCGATCTCCTTCGTTTCTTGCTCTCCAGCCGTGCAGACAATAGAAGATTTATTTTTTCCCCAAGAGGGACGAGATTACCATTCCCTAAAAGGGTGGTCATAGTTGGCTCTGTCGTGATGCAACTTATCTTGTTCATGTTAGCAGGACCGCTAGCATTGTTTGGGTATGCACTCGAGCAGGGGCTTAACCTGCTGCACGTGAATGGCGGTTTTATGGGGCTTATCTTCAGAATCCTTCGGG GGCGCCGACCAGTACAAGCCCCAGATAGAGATTCGCCCAAGTTCCTGTCGCTGATTGGACTTTCAGACAACCGGGAAGAGCTGGATGCTAGCATCCCAATTGACGATGCGAGATATAATTCGGCTCTCGCAATAATGGCTGCCAAAGTCGTTTACGAGAACCCCGCTCATATCGAATATGTGGTCTCGAAAATCTGGAAG ATGGAATTCATGGGATTTTACGATTTCTGGAACG CTTTCCAAAGGAAACCGACAACACAAGCAATGTTGTTTCGACAAAATAAGGACTCGGACTCTGAACTGATATGTGTGTCCTTCAGAGGTACAGAACCCTTTGCTGCTGAAGATTGGATTACAGACATGGATCTCTCCTATTTTGAACTCCCAAAAGTGGGGAGGGCGCATTCTGGATTCATGGAAGCTCTTGGTCTACAGAGGGGCAGTGGTTGGCCCAAGGACCTACCCCAATCTACTAGGCAATACGCTTACTATACCATCCGGGAAATTCTGAAAGATGCTTTGAAAAACAATCCCAAGGCTAAATTTATAGTGACAGGTCACAGCTTGGGTGGTGCACTAGCAATCCTGTTTCCATCCATTTTGGCGTATCACGAAGAAAAGGATCTGTTGGACCGATTAGACGGGGTCTACACTTTTGGTCAACCAAGAGTTGCAGATTCCAGATTTGGAGCATTCGTGGAACAAAACCTGGAGGGCAGCACGCGCAAGTACTTTAGGATCGTTTATTGCAACGATCTTGTGCCTAGAGTCCCTTGGGACAATTCATGGAGCGATTTTCAGCACTTTGGAAAGTGTATCTACTTCAACAGCCTTTACAGGGGCGAT ATTGTTGATGAAGTACCAAACAAGAACTACTTTTCAATCTTCATGTTCATGCCCAAAAAAATGATCTCTGCTTGGGAGCTGATGAGAGGATTTGGGATGGGAATGTTTATGGGACCTGAATACAAGGAATTGAAGGTTATGCGAGCGGTTCGACTGATGGGCCTCTTCGGGTTGGCTGGCCTGCCAGCACATGCTCCTCTAGATTATGTCAATTCCACAAGGTTTGCGTCCCCGAATTTGTACACTTCCAAGCCATGGCTTGGCCAATAA